The stretch of DNA GGCTTCGCCACCGCCGTGGCGGAGACGATGCTGCTGGCGGTCGCGGTGTTCACGCTCGGGCTGGTGTCCGCCCTGCTGATGCACGGTCAGCGCGCGCAGCGGCGCAGCGTGCCGGACGAGACGCCGGCGGCAGCCGCGGCCTGAGGGGTCCGCTGCGGCACGGCTGCGGCCCACGACCGCCGGGCCACCGAACGGGCGCGGCCCGGCGCCCTCTACAGGGTGGCCGGGCCGCTGCTGCGCTCAGCGGGTCTGCGGCGGCCTCGTCATCGCCAGCACGTCGAGCGCCGTGTCGAGCTGCTCCTCGGTGATCTCGCCGCGGTCGACGAAACCGAGGTCGATCACCGACTGGCGGACGGTGATGCCGGCCTTGACGGCGTGCTTGGCGATCTTCGCGGCTGCCTCGTAACCGACCACCCGGTTGAGGGGCGTGACGATCGAGGGCGACGACTCGGCGAGCGCGCGGGACCGCTCGACGTTGGGCGTGATGCCGTCCACCGTGCGGTCCGCCAGCACCCGTGAGGCGTTCGAGAGCAGGCGGATGGACTCGAGCACCGCCGAGGCCATCACCGGCATCTGCACGTTGAGCTCGAAGGCACCGCTCGCACCTGCCCAGGCGACGGTCGCGTCGTTGCCCACCACCCGCGCCGCGACCATCAGCGTCGCCTCCGGGACGACCGGGTTGACCTTGCCCGGCATGATCGACGAGCCGGGCTGCAGGTCCGGGATGGCGATCTCACCCAGGCCCGTGTTGGGGCCGGAGCCCATCCAGCGCAGGTCGTTGCAGATCTTCGTCAGGCTCACCGCGATGGTGCGCAGCGCGCCCGACAGCTCGACGAGGCCGTCGCGGGCGCCCTGCGCCTCGAAGTGGTTGCGCGCCTCGGTCAGCGGCAGGCCGGTGTCCTCGCGCAGCAGGGCGATCACGCGCTGCGGGAAGCCGGCGGGCGTGTTGATGCCGGTGCCCACTGCCGTGCCGCCCAGCGGCACCTCGGCGACGCGGGGGAGAGCGGCCTGCAGCCTCTCG from Cellulomonas sp. NTE-D12 encodes:
- a CDS encoding class II fumarate hydratase, with amino-acid sequence MTPTTGSAAVPADAGFRIEHDTMGEVRVPAHALYRAQTQRAVENFPISGSGLERGHIEALARIKKAAARANAELGVLAGDVADAIVAAADEVASGAHDEHFPVDVYQTGSGTSSNMNTNEVIATLATRALGREVHPNDHVNASQSSNDVFPTSVHVAATAGVVRDLVPALEHLAEAFEAKATAWADVVKSGRTHLMDATPVTLGQEFSGYGAAIRYGVERLQAALPRVAEVPLGGTAVGTGINTPAGFPQRVIALLREDTGLPLTEARNHFEAQGARDGLVELSGALRTIAVSLTKICNDLRWMGSGPNTGLGEIAIPDLQPGSSIMPGKVNPVVPEATLMVAARVVGNDATVAWAGASGAFELNVQMPVMASAVLESIRLLSNASRVLADRTVDGITPNVERSRALAESSPSIVTPLNRVVGYEAAAKIAKHAVKAGITVRQSVIDLGFVDRGEITEEQLDTALDVLAMTRPPQTR